The proteins below are encoded in one region of Kineococcus mangrovi:
- the mnmA gene encoding tRNA 2-thiouridine(34) synthase MnmA produces MRVLAAMSGGVDSAVAAARAVEAGHEVVGVHMALNRDPGTLRTGSRGCCTIEDSLDARRAADLLGIPFYVWDLSGDFVEDVVEDFVAEYAAGRTPNPCVRCNERIKFAALLDKGIALGFDAVATGHYAQVRPGPDGAAELHRAADEAKDQSYVLAVLDADQVAHAMFPLGDAPTKAQVREEARRRGLPVADKPDSHDICFIPDGDTRGFLADKLGEVPGEIVDESGEVLGAHTGTYGFTVGQRKGLGIARPAPDGRPRYVLSIEPVRRTVTVGPAERLAVTGVHAVDPVWNGPAPQGPVEVHVQVRAHGEAVPAVVEPRADGLGITLRTSLTGVAPGQTVAVYRGTRVLGSATIAGTTAETS; encoded by the coding sequence ATGCGCGTCCTTGCCGCGATGAGCGGGGGCGTGGACTCGGCCGTGGCCGCGGCGCGAGCCGTCGAGGCCGGCCACGAGGTCGTCGGCGTCCACATGGCCCTGAACCGCGACCCCGGCACGCTGCGCACGGGGTCGCGCGGGTGCTGCACCATCGAGGACTCCCTCGACGCGCGCCGCGCCGCGGACCTGCTGGGCATCCCGTTCTACGTGTGGGACCTGTCCGGGGACTTCGTCGAGGACGTCGTGGAGGATTTCGTCGCCGAGTACGCCGCGGGCCGCACCCCGAACCCCTGCGTGCGCTGCAACGAGCGCATCAAGTTCGCCGCGCTGCTGGACAAGGGCATCGCGCTCGGCTTCGACGCCGTCGCCACCGGCCACTACGCGCAGGTGCGCCCGGGCCCGGACGGTGCCGCCGAGCTGCACCGCGCCGCCGACGAGGCGAAGGACCAGTCCTACGTGCTCGCCGTCCTCGACGCCGACCAGGTCGCGCACGCGATGTTCCCCCTCGGCGACGCCCCGACGAAGGCGCAGGTCCGCGAGGAGGCGCGCCGCCGCGGGCTCCCCGTCGCGGACAAGCCGGACAGCCACGACATCTGCTTCATCCCCGACGGCGACACCCGCGGGTTCCTGGCCGACAAGCTGGGGGAGGTGCCGGGCGAGATCGTCGACGAGTCCGGGGAGGTCCTCGGCGCCCACACCGGCACGTACGGGTTCACGGTGGGGCAGCGCAAGGGCCTGGGGATCGCCCGACCCGCGCCCGACGGCCGGCCCCGGTACGTGCTGAGCATCGAACCCGTCCGCCGCACCGTGACCGTCGGCCCCGCCGAACGGCTCGCCGTGACGGGGGTGCACGCCGTCGACCCGGTCTGGAACGGCCCGGCGCCGCAGGGTCCGGTCGAGGTGCACGTGCAGGTGCGCGCGCACGGCGAGGCCGTGCCGGCCGTCGTCGAACCCCGCGCCGACGGGCTCGGCATCACCCTGCGGACGTCGCTGACCGGGGTCGCCCCCGGCCAGACGGTCGCGGTCTACCGCGGGACGAGGGTGCTGGGTTCGGCGACGATCGCGGGGACGACCGCCGAGACCTCCTGA
- a CDS encoding cysteine desulfurase family protein, which translates to MTADQRAYLDHASTTALRPEALEAYVAETARGAGNPSSLHSAGRRARVSVEESRETLAELLGARPGEVVWTSGGTESDNLALTGLYRARRDADPRRRRIVLAATEHHAVLDCVEWLQAREGALLSWVPVDGTGLVEPAALAEVLGGGEDVALVSLMWANNEVGTVQPVAVAAEVAHAVGVPLHTDAVQAVGHLPVDFAASGADLLSLSAHKFGGPVGTGALLVRRGTTLVPLQQGGGQELGVRSGTLDAPGVRASAAALRAAVAALPEEAARLAALRDRLLAGVSQVPGAVVRGAAPGPGRLPGNAHVTVQGCEGDSLTYLLDAAGVECSTGSACQAGVPQPSHVLLALGLTPAEAAGALRFSLGWTSTAADVDAAVAALGPAVERARRASGSRAGRAHRRRPVLAGGR; encoded by the coding sequence ACCTGGACCACGCCTCGACGACCGCCCTGCGGCCCGAGGCCCTCGAGGCGTACGTGGCCGAGACCGCGCGCGGCGCGGGCAACCCGTCGTCGCTGCACTCGGCCGGCCGGCGCGCGCGGGTGAGCGTGGAGGAGAGCCGCGAGACGCTCGCCGAGCTCCTGGGCGCCCGCCCCGGCGAGGTCGTCTGGACCTCCGGCGGCACCGAGAGCGACAACCTGGCCCTGACGGGGCTGTACCGGGCGCGGCGCGACGCCGACCCCCGGCGGCGGCGCATCGTCCTGGCCGCCACCGAGCACCACGCCGTCCTGGACTGCGTCGAGTGGCTGCAGGCGCGCGAGGGCGCCCTCCTGAGCTGGGTCCCCGTCGACGGGACCGGGCTGGTCGAGCCGGCCGCCCTCGCCGAGGTGCTGGGCGGGGGCGAGGACGTCGCGCTGGTCTCGCTCATGTGGGCCAACAACGAGGTCGGGACGGTCCAGCCGGTCGCGGTGGCCGCCGAGGTCGCGCACGCGGTGGGGGTGCCGCTGCACACCGACGCCGTCCAGGCCGTCGGCCACCTGCCCGTGGACTTCGCCGCCTCCGGCGCGGACCTGCTGTCGCTGTCGGCGCACAAGTTCGGGGGGCCGGTCGGCACCGGTGCGCTGCTCGTCCGGCGCGGCACGACCCTCGTGCCGCTGCAGCAGGGCGGTGGGCAGGAACTGGGGGTGCGCTCGGGCACCCTGGACGCGCCCGGGGTCCGCGCGAGCGCCGCGGCGCTGCGGGCGGCCGTGGCGGCGCTGCCGGAGGAGGCCGCGCGGCTGGCGGCGCTGCGGGACCGCCTGCTCGCCGGGGTGTCGCAGGTGCCCGGCGCCGTCGTGCGCGGCGCCGCGCCCGGGCCGGGCCGGTTGCCCGGGAACGCCCACGTGACGGTCCAGGGGTGCGAGGGCGACTCCCTCACCTACCTGCTCGACGCGGCCGGGGTCGAGTGCTCCACGGGGTCGGCCTGCCAGGCCGGCGTGCCGCAGCCCAGCCACGTGCTCCTGGCCCTGGGCCTGACACCGGCCGAGGCCGCCGGCGCGTTGCGCTTCTCCCTGGGCTGGACGTCCACCGCCGCCGACGTGGACGCCGCCGTGGCCGCCCTCGGGCCGGCTGTCGAGCGGGCCCGCCGGGCCAGCGGGTCCCGGGCGGGCCGGGCCCACCGGCGCCGTCCCGTCCTGGCGGGGGGTCGGTGA